The following proteins are co-located in the Gorilla gorilla gorilla isolate KB3781 chromosome 7, NHGRI_mGorGor1-v2.1_pri, whole genome shotgun sequence genome:
- the NRG1 gene encoding pro-neuregulin-1, membrane-bound isoform isoform X14 encodes MASFYKAEELYQKRVLTITGICIALLVVGIMCVVAYCKTKKQRKKLHDRLRQSLRSERNNMMNIANGPHHPNPPPENVQLVNQYVSKNVISSEHIVEREAETSFSTSHYTSTAHHSTTVTQTPSHSWSNGHTESILSESHSVIVMSSVENSRHSSPTGGPRGRLNGTGGPRECNSFLRHARETPDSYRDSPHSERYVSAMTTPARMSPVDFHTPSSPKSPPSEMSPPVSSMTVSMPSMAVSPFVEEERPLLLVTPPRLREKKFDHHPQQFSSFHHNPAHDSNSLPASPLRIVEDEEYETTQEYEPAQEPVKKLANSRRAKRTKPNGHIANRLEVDSNTSSQSSNSESETEDERVGEDTPFLGIQNPLAASLEATPAFRLADSRTNPAGRFSTQEEIQARLSSVIANQDPIAV; translated from the exons ATGGCCAGCTTCTACA AGGCGGAGGAGCTGTACCAGAAGAGAGTGCTGACCATAACCGGCATCTGCATCGCCCTCCTTGTGGTCGGCATCATGTGTGTGGTGGCCTACTGCAAAACCAA GAAACAGCGGAAAAAGCTTCATGACCGTCTTCGGCAGAGCCTTCGGTCTGAACGAAACAATATGATGAACATTGCCAATGGGCCTCACCATCCTAACCCACCCCCCGAGAATGTCCAGCTGGTGAAT CAATACGTATCTAAAAACGTCATCTCCAGTGAGCATATTGttgagagagaagcagagacatCCTTTTCCACCAGTCACTATACTTCCACAGCCCATCACTCCACTACTGTCACCCAGACTCCTAGCCACAG CTGGAGCAACGGACACACTGAAAGCATCCTTTCCGAAAGCCACTCTGTAATCGTGATGTCATCCGTAGAAAACAGTAGGCACAGCAGCCCAACTGGGGGCCCAAGAGGACGTCTTAATGGCACAGGAGGCCCTCGTGAATGTAACAGCTTCCTCAGGCATGCCAGAGAAACCCCTGATTCCTACCGAGACTCTCCTCATAGTGAAAG GTATGTGTCAGCCATGACCACCCCGGCTCGTATGTCACCTGTAGATTTCCACACGCCAAGCTCCCCCAAATCGCCCCCTTCGGAAATGTCTCCACCCGTGTCCAGCATGACGGTGTCCATGCCTTCCATGGCGGTCAGCCCCTTCGTGGAAGAAGAGAGACCTCTACTTCTCGTGACACCACCGAGGCTGCGGGAGAAGAAGTTTGACCACCACCCTCAGCAGTTCAGCTCCTTCCACCACAACCCCGCGCATGACAGTAACAGCCTCCCTGCTAGCCCCTTGAGGATAGTGGAGGATGAGGAGTATGAAACGACCCAAGAGTACGAGCCAGCCCAAGAGCCTGTTAAGAAACTCGCCAATAGCCGGCGGGCCAAAAGAACCAAGCCCAATGGCCACATTGCTAACAGATTGGAAGTGGACAGCAACACAAGCTCCCAGAGCAGTAACTCAGAGAGTGAAACAGAAGATGAAAGAGTAGGTGAAGATACGCCTTTCCTGGGCATACAGAACCCCCTGGCAGCCAGTCTTGAGGCAACACCTGCCTTCCGCCTGGCTGACAGCAGGACTAACCCAGCAGGCCGCTTCTCGACACAGGAAGAAATCCAGGCCAGGCTGTCTAGTGTAATTGCTAACCAAGACCCTATTGCTGTATAA
- the NRG1 gene encoding pro-neuregulin-1, membrane-bound isoform isoform X13, protein MASFYKHLGIEFMEAEELYQKRVLTITGICIALLVVGIMCVVAYCKTKKQRKKLHDRLRQSLRSERNNMMNIANGPHHPNPPPENVQLVNQYVSKNVISSEHIVEREAETSFSTSHYTSTAHHSTTVTQTPSHSWSNGHTESILSESHSVIVMSSVENSRHSSPTGGPRGRLNGTGGPRECNSFLRHARETPDSYRDSPHSERYVSAMTTPARMSPVDFHTPSSPKSPPSEMSPPVSSMTVSMPSMAVSPFVEEERPLLLVTPPRLREKKFDHHPQQFSSFHHNPAHDSNSLPASPLRIVEDEEYETTQEYEPAQEPVKKLANSRRAKRTKPNGHIANRLEVDSNTSSQSSNSESETEDERVGEDTPFLGIQNPLAASLEATPAFRLADSRTNPAGRFSTQEEIQARLSSVIANQDPIAV, encoded by the exons ATGGCCAGCTTCTACA AGCATCTTGGGATTGAATTTATGG AGGCGGAGGAGCTGTACCAGAAGAGAGTGCTGACCATAACCGGCATCTGCATCGCCCTCCTTGTGGTCGGCATCATGTGTGTGGTGGCCTACTGCAAAACCAA GAAACAGCGGAAAAAGCTTCATGACCGTCTTCGGCAGAGCCTTCGGTCTGAACGAAACAATATGATGAACATTGCCAATGGGCCTCACCATCCTAACCCACCCCCCGAGAATGTCCAGCTGGTGAAT CAATACGTATCTAAAAACGTCATCTCCAGTGAGCATATTGttgagagagaagcagagacatCCTTTTCCACCAGTCACTATACTTCCACAGCCCATCACTCCACTACTGTCACCCAGACTCCTAGCCACAG CTGGAGCAACGGACACACTGAAAGCATCCTTTCCGAAAGCCACTCTGTAATCGTGATGTCATCCGTAGAAAACAGTAGGCACAGCAGCCCAACTGGGGGCCCAAGAGGACGTCTTAATGGCACAGGAGGCCCTCGTGAATGTAACAGCTTCCTCAGGCATGCCAGAGAAACCCCTGATTCCTACCGAGACTCTCCTCATAGTGAAAG GTATGTGTCAGCCATGACCACCCCGGCTCGTATGTCACCTGTAGATTTCCACACGCCAAGCTCCCCCAAATCGCCCCCTTCGGAAATGTCTCCACCCGTGTCCAGCATGACGGTGTCCATGCCTTCCATGGCGGTCAGCCCCTTCGTGGAAGAAGAGAGACCTCTACTTCTCGTGACACCACCGAGGCTGCGGGAGAAGAAGTTTGACCACCACCCTCAGCAGTTCAGCTCCTTCCACCACAACCCCGCGCATGACAGTAACAGCCTCCCTGCTAGCCCCTTGAGGATAGTGGAGGATGAGGAGTATGAAACGACCCAAGAGTACGAGCCAGCCCAAGAGCCTGTTAAGAAACTCGCCAATAGCCGGCGGGCCAAAAGAACCAAGCCCAATGGCCACATTGCTAACAGATTGGAAGTGGACAGCAACACAAGCTCCCAGAGCAGTAACTCAGAGAGTGAAACAGAAGATGAAAGAGTAGGTGAAGATACGCCTTTCCTGGGCATACAGAACCCCCTGGCAGCCAGTCTTGAGGCAACACCTGCCTTCCGCCTGGCTGACAGCAGGACTAACCCAGCAGGCCGCTTCTCGACACAGGAAGAAATCCAGGCCAGGCTGTCTAGTGTAATTGCTAACCAAGACCCTATTGCTGTATAA